In Balaenoptera ricei isolate mBalRic1 chromosome 4, mBalRic1.hap2, whole genome shotgun sequence, the following are encoded in one genomic region:
- the COL8A1 gene encoding collagen alpha-1(VIII) chain, whose protein sequence is MAGPPALLQLLGVLLTISLGSVRLIQAGAYYGIKPLPPQIPPQIPQYQPLGQQVPHMPLGKDGLNVGKELPHMQYGKEYPHLPQYMKEIQPAPRMGKEAAPKKGKEIPLASLRGEQGPRGEPGPRGPPGPPGLPGQGIPGIKGKPGPQGYPGIGKPGMPGMPGKPGAMGMPGAKGEIGPKGEIGRMGIPGPQGPPGPHGLPGIGKPGGPGLPGQPGAKGERGPRGPPGPPGLQGPKGEKGFGMPGLPGLKGPPGMHGPPGPVGLPGVGKPGVTGFPGPQGPLGKPGPPGEPGPQGPIGVPGFQGPPGMPGIGKPGQDGIPGQPGFPGGKGEQGLPGLPGPPGPPGIGKPGFPGPKGDRGIGGLPGALGPRGEKGPTGAPGLGGPPGEPGLPGIPGPMGPPGAIGFPGPKGEGGAVGPQGPLGPKGEPGLQGFPGKPGFLGEAGPPGMRGLPGPIGPKGEAGHKGLPGLPGAPGLLGPKGQPGIPGDQGLQGPPGIPGISGPSGPIGPPGIPGPKGEPGLPGPPGFPGVGKPGVAGLHGAPGKPGALGPQGQPGLPGPPGPPGPPGLPAVMPPTPPPHAEYLPDMGLGIDGVKPPHAYGAKKGKNGGPAYEMPAFTAELTAPFPPVGAPVKFDKLLYNGRQNYNPQTGIFTCEVPGVYYFAYHVHCKGGNVWVALFKNNEPMMYTYDEYKKGFLDQASGSAVLLLRPGDRVFLQMPSEQAAGLYAGQYVHSSFSGYLLYPM, encoded by the exons ATGGCTGGTCCACCTGCCCTTCTGCAGCTGCTGGGAGTACTGCTTACCATTTCCCTGGGTTCCGTCCGGCTCATCCAAGCTGGTGCCTACTATGGCATCAAGCCGCTGCCACCTCAGATTCCACCACAAATTCCGCAATACCAGCCCCTGGGCCAGCAAGTACCTCACATGCCTTTGGGTAAAGATGGCCTTAACGTGGGCAAGGAGCTGCCCCACATGCAGTATGGCAAAGAGTATCCACATCTACCCCAATATATGAAGGAAATTCAGCCGGCACCAAGAATGGGCAAGGAAGCAGCACCCAAGAAAGGCAAAG AAATACCATTAGCCAGTTTACGGGGGGAGCAAGGTCCCCGTGGAGAGCCTGGCCCAAGAGGACCACCTGGGCCCCCTGGTTTACCAGGTCAAGGGATACCTGGAATCAAAGGAAAACCAGGGCCACAGGGATATCCAGGAATTGGAAAGCCAGGCATGCCTGGAATGCCAGGAAAGCCAGGAGCCATGGGAATGCCCGGGGCCAAAGGTGAAATTGGACCCAAAGGGGAGATCGGACGCATGGGGATCCCAGGACCTCAAGGACCTCCAGGGCCTCACGGACTTCCTGGCATTGGGAAGCCAGGTGGGCCAGGGTTACCAGGGCAACCAGGTGCCAAAGGTGAGCGAGGACCCAGAGGACCACCAGGGCCTCCAGGCCTTCAGGGCCCTAAAGGAGAGAAGGGCTTCGGGATGCCAGGTCTGCCAGGCCTGAAGGGTCCTCCAGGGATGCATGGCCCTCCCGGCCCTGTAGGACTTCCAGGAGTGGGCAAACCAGGAGTGACAGGCTTCCCTGGGCCCCAGGGCCCCCTGGGAAAGCCAGGCCCTCCAGGCGAACCTGGGCCACAAGGCCCTATAGGGGTCCCAGGGTTTCAAGGACCTCCTGGGATGCCCGGAATTGGAAAACCAGGCCAGGATGGGATCCCTGGGCAGCCAGGATTTCCAGGTGGCAAAGGGGAGCAAGGACTGCCAGGACTGCCAGGACCCCCAGGCCCTCCAGGGATCGGGAAACCCGGCTTCCCAGGCCCCAAAGGCGACAGGGGCATAGGGGGTCTTCCTGGGGCTCTGGGACCAAGAGGGGAGAAAGGGCCAACAGGTGCCCCTGGACTGGGGGGCCCCCCAGGAGAGCCAGGCCTGCCTGGAATCCCAGGTCCCATGGGCCCTCCAGGGGCTATCGGTTTCCCCGGACCCAAAGGAGAAGGTGGGGCTGTGGGGCCACAGGGGCCACTAGGTCCCAAGGGTGAGCCAGGGCTTCAAGGCTTCCCAGGAAAGCCAGGTTTCCTTGGTGAAGCGGGGCCCCCCGGCATGAGGGGTTTGCCAGGTCCCATAGGGCCCAAGGGGGAAGCTGGGCATAAAGGTTTGCCAGGGCTCCCTGGTGCCCCAGGGCTGCTTGGACCAAAGGGACAGCCAGGAATCCCAGGAGACCAGGGCTTACAGGGGCCCCCAGGTATCCCAGGGATTTCAGGCCCGAGTGGCCCCATTGGACCGCCTGGAATTCCTGGCCCCAAAGGGGAACCGGGTCTCCCAGGGCCCCCTGGGTTCCCTGGAGTAGGGAAGCCCGGAGTAGCAGGACTTCATGGCGCCCCAGGGAAGCCTGGTGCCCTTGGTCCCCAAGGCCAGCCTGGCCTTCCAGGGCCCCCAGGCCCTCCAGGGCCCCCGGGACTCCCAGCTGTGATGCCCCCGACACCACCACCCCATGCAGAGTATCTACCAGATATGGGGCTGGGAATTGATGGAGTGAAACCCCCCCACGCCTATGGGGCTAAGAAAGGCAAGAACGGAGGGCCAGCCTACGAGATGCCTGCATTTACCGCTGAGCTGACTGCGCCTTTCCCACCCGTGGGGGCCCCAGTGAAGTTTGACAAACTGCTCTATAACGGCAGACAGAACTACAATCCGCAGACGGGCATCTTCACCTGCGAGGTCCCTGGGGTCTACTACTTTGCATACCACGTTCACTGCAAGGGGGGCAACGTGTGGGTTGCTCTGTTCAAGAACAACGAGCCCATGATGTACACGTATGACGAGTACAAGAAGGGCTTCCTGGACCAGGCGTCCGGGAGCGCGGTGCTGCTGCTCCGGCCCGGAGACCGGGTGTTCCTCCAGATGCCCTCTGAACAGGCTGCGGGACTGTACGCCGGGCAGTACGTCCATTCCTCTTTTTCAGGGTATTTATTGTATCccatgtaa